The region CTCCCTGAGCCTGTTCGCGGTCTCGACTAGGACATGCTTGGTCCCCTTCTTCCCGAGTGCGAAGACCCCCTTGCCCCCGACCATCTGGCCTGTCTCCTTCCAGGCATCCTCAAAGTCCTTCTCGGCCTTCTCAAGCACTTCTTTGATCCTGATCTTCATGCCCTTTTGTACCCTCTTTCACTCATTCATTATCCCTTTGCCTTTCCATCTTGGCAGACGCCTTCTCGATCCCTCTCCTGATCAGGAGGCCTTGGTGTGCAAGCGTGACGTCCCCCCTCGTTTCCTCCACAAGCCTCCTCATCACGTCAACCTTCCTCCTCAAGTTCGGGACCACTGCCCGGGGGTAGTCCATCGCCTTCAGCAGCGTATATGATTCCTCCATCAGCTCGAGGGCCCTCCACGCCTCCTCGATACTGTCCTTCCTTATCGCGTCCAGGGCGTACCTCCTCAGCTCCCCCGCCGCGTCGGCCACCCCCGTGAGGTAAGGCTCGGGCGGGACGCCCAATTCTGCCGGCTTCGGGACCTCCAGGTCCCTGACGAGGGCGAGGAGGATCATCGCCTCGGCATACTCCTGGAATGCCTGGGGTAGAGGTCCTGTGTAATAGAACTCGGGGAAGTCCCTGCAAACTTTGAGCGCGCCCTCCAGCGCTCCCCTCGCTGCCTTGAGGCCCTCCTCCGCTGCTGCGAACTCCCCCCTGTGGATCGAGAGTACCGCACTCCCCGACCTCCTTATTATCTCCCTGGACAGGGAGATGACCTCCTCCCTCTTCATGTCCTTTGCCTTGAGGGAATGTGCGATCCCTTCCATTATGCCCTCGAACTTCAACGAAGCCACCTTGATCAGATGGATGCGGAGACCTTTTTAGGTTTGCCTATCCTGCTGAGCAGCGCGACCCTGCTGATGGGTACCTCCCCCACCAGCTCGTAGCCGGTCCTCTCCGCGATCCCCTTGGCGAACTCGACGATCTCCTCATGGCTGGGCATTCTCTCGTAGCCGAGCCTCGTCACCGAAAAGCCGACGTGCATGTACGCCTTGACCTCGACGTACGTGGGCGATGCGCTAGAAATTATTCTGGAGTATCCCCCTATGTCGTCCATGTTCAGGCCCTTGACCGCAGTCATCCTGACCACGGTTGGGCAGGAGAACGACTTGAGCAGCGAGAGCGACTCCATCAGGCTCCTCCAGTTATCGCCGGAAGCCGGTCTGCAGACCGAACGGTACACCTCTTCCGAGGGCGCGCTCAGCGACACATACAGCTGGGTCGGCTCGGGGATCTCCCCGAGCTTCTTCGGGTTGGTGCCGTTGGTGACGAGAAACGTGGTCATTCCCCTCCTCCTGAACTCGCAGAGCAGCCCGTCTACCATCGAGTACTCGGTGGGCTCGCCGATGAGGCTTATTGCCGCGTGCTTTGGATCCAGCGCCTCCCTGAACCGGTCGGGATCCGTCTTCGGGTTGCCTTTGTACCCGCTCAACGCCCTCCTCTGGGCCGCGATCGCACCTTCGACGATCTGCTCTGGAGGATCCTCCGCGCCGACCTCAATAGAGGGGTATCCGTGCTCGTGCGGGAGCACCCGCCAGCAGTAGAGGCACATGTTCGAGCACCTACTCACCGCAGGAGTCATCTGGAGGCACCTATGGCTCTCTATACCGTAGAACTTGCCCTTGTAGCAGTGCTCCCTCCCGAGGATGGCCTCCCTTGTCCAGTGGCAGGTCTTCACCGCCGAGTGCCTGCCCACTATGTGGTAGCCCTGCGACCTGAGGACCCCGTACTCCACTTCCAAGTCGCCCGCCGCCCGCTTTAAGGTTTCATTCATTTCGCGGGTAGGGTCTCCTCTCTTGCACCTTGACTGGAGATGACCAGCACGTCCACGCCGTCGCCCGAGGCAACGTCCCTGGCTATTGCTGCCCTGACCGCCTTAACCGCCAAGTCCTTACCCGCATCAAGGCTCATATCCGGGGAGTAGGCAGACTCGACTATGCCGATCGCTATGGCACCCCCAGTCCCGAGCGCGGCGTACTTGTCCTCAATCATCGATCCCAGCGGATCCAGCACGAAGAGCTTGGCGCCCTCCTCGTCGACGCCCCCGACCATTGTTTCGGTGTAAACCGGGTAGACCCTCTGTGCGTAAAGCAGGTTGGCGAGTATCTTCGCCGTAGCCCTGACGCTCATTGGCTTGTGGGTCTCGAGCTCGTAAAGGTTTGTCTCTGCGGAGATCCTCCTCAGCACCGCCTGAGAATCTGAGATGAGCCCTGCGAACGCCACGCCAAGTCTGTCGTTTATCGCAAAGACCTTCTTGCCGGCCTTCGTCATTATGGAGAATCCGTAGGTCACCCTCTTCTCGGAGGCCAGGATCACGCCATCCCTGCAGGCTATCCCGACGGTTGTGGCTCCGGTGACTGGGTATCCGAACTGCGCCTCAGGCAACTTTTAAAACCTCCACTTGCACTCTCTCGTTGAGAAGCGAATTAAATAAGCTTTTACCCGTGTTCCAGATGACTACAATAAGGGATATGCTTAACAGGATAAAGTGGTCCGGCGAGGGCGGTCTCAGCGGGTATGGGATAGTGATCGTCCACCGCGGTGCCCCTTCCAACCGGAGGGTGATTAAGGGAGAGGACGTCACCGACATCGCGCCTAGGGCGTTGGTCTGCAGCGAAGGGGGCGAAGAGGTGGTGATCCCCTACCACCGCGTAGTGGCATTAATCAAGGACGGGAGAGTAGTATGGGATAGGAGGGTCAGAGGGTGAAGCAGCCTTTCGAGACGATGCCGACAGTCCTAACTGCCGACGAGATCGTGGGAAAGATGCTACGGGAATCTGAGAAGGTCGAGGTCGAGCTGCCGAAGCGACTCCCCGCGATAATGAAGGCGAAGCGGAGGGACGCCTCAAGGGTCAAGGCATGCGAACGCGTCTCTGCAGGGTACTTGGAGGCGCTAGTCCATTCGGTCCCGACGATCGAGCGACTCCACCCGTTCTACAGGGAGATCCTCGAACTCCATTCCGGCGTAGCCGATGTGCGATCTGCGCTGGGGAGGATCAGCCGCGCAGCCAGGGTGATCCGCGAGGTCGCAAAGGATAGCCAGAGGAGGATCCGGTTTGCTAAGACTCCTCAGGAAGCGGGTATCGCAAGGCGGGCGTTCCTGGGCAGGGCAGCGTCTATTATCAGGGACGCCAGGGGGGACCTCCAACTGATCGCGGACATGCGGGAGAAGATGAAGGACCTGCCTGCCGCCGACCCGTCCGTCCCCACGGTGGTTCTTGCGGGATACCCCGGTGTCGGCAAGTCCACGATCCTCCGCTCGATATCAAGGGCAAAGCCCGAGGTGAGGCCATACCCGTTCACGACAAAGGAGCTGATGATAGGCCACGTCCTCGTAGGCAGGCGGCTCATACAGGTGGTGGATACCCCAGGGATCCTGGACCGCCCCATAGGGGAGATGAACCAGACCGAGCGCCTTTCGATAACCGCCCTCGGCAGGCTTGCCAACCTGATGGCTTTCATTGTGGACACATCGGAGGCGAACGGCTTCTCACTCGAGAGCCAGCAGTCGCTGAGGGCCGGGATCTCAGCCGCCTTCCCGGGGCTGAAGGTCCTGACATTCTTGAACAAGGCCGACGCCGCAAGCAGGGAACAGCTGGAGCGGGCAGCCGCCCTCTTCGGGGAGTCTGACCTCCTCTCCGCAGCAAAAGGCGAGGGTCTGGAGACGTTCAAAAACAGGTTGCTTGAGGGCGTCGGGCCGATTGAGGGTCCAGAGTGGAGGGGCGAGGGCGTATAGGCGGCATGATAAGTAAACTAGTGAATTGAGAGAGTTCCCGCCGCTCAGAACGCCGGCTGTCCTGTCAGGGCCTCGGAGGTGCCTTTCCTTCGACCTCTATTGCGGCCCCGCCGCCCTTTAGCTTCTCGACCTCGAAGTCGCTCCCGGTGAATTTGGAGCAGAGCCAGATCATCGTCTCCGAGTGGGGCGTGAGCCTCGAGACTCCGATCCTCGATACACCATTCGCCAGGGCTATTAAAGGGATCAGCATGTCCCCAAGGTGCGAATCCAGCGCCATCCCGCTCTGGAGCTCCTCCAGGAGCTTTCTCGCCGCGATCTCCCCCACCTCCTCTGCCCTCCTCTCCTTCGATCCAAGCGCGTCAGCCCCGACCCTGAACCCCGTGCCCGCCTCCGCCCAGATCACGATCCCGCTTCCTGGTCCCCCTGCGGGGTTAGATCCCGCCTCGCTAAGTATCCTTATGTTCTCGTAACCCGCGCTCCTCAGAAAGCGCTCCGCGGAGGATGCCTGCCGCGAGGCTATGTGGGAAGGCAGGTTCGTGCAGTGCGAAATTCCCCTGATCGTCTCGACCTTCCCCCTCTCAACAGCCCTCACCGGGTTCAGCGCCTTCACTGGCGCCACCTCGACCCGCACCTCGCCCCCGCCCCTCGGGAAGTGCCCCCTCCTTACCAGCTCCACCGCTGCCTCGATGCCGATTATCTTGAATGCAGGGATCGCAACATTCCTGAAGTAGTCCACGGGGGGGCTCCAAGGGACGTCTGTACCCCCGAGTATCCTCACCTCAGATCGCCCCTCCGCGAACGCAAGTATCGGTATCAGTTCTTGGGCTATCAGCATGGTGCTCCCGGCGGTCCCAATCTCAAAGGTATAGTCGCCCCCGGTCACGGTGCCGGGTGAAAACCTGACCTCGTAACTGCCCGGCTCGGCCCCCTCGAGCACGCCGCCAGAGACTCGGGCAGCCGCCCTCAACCCGGCAAGGTGCTGCGGCTGCAGCCCTGGTTTGGGGCGCTTTGCCCTTATGTTATAGACCCTAACGGGAGTCCGCGTGACGCAGGAGAGGAAGACCGCCCCCCTGAGGATCTGCCCTCCCCCCTCCCCGTATGATCCGTCCACCTCGATCATATGGATCACCTGATCTTATAACCCGCTAGGCGATATATCTGGCTCTTGATAAGGTGGACCGGAATGGGCATATCCGTCTTGCCTTGCAGGGTCGGAACAAAGTGGATAGCCCTGGCACTGGACGGCCAGGGGAGGCTGTTCGCGAACTCGTTGCCATCAGAGGATCCGCAGCACTCTGTGGAGTGCGCAATACGATCCCTGCAGGAGCGGGGTGTGAGCGATTACAGGGTGGTACCCGCCGACCGGCGGGCAGAGTCGATCGCCAGCGCGGTCATCCGAGGGGAAGCGGTCCAGTTGGCGACAGACGGCATGTCGCCTGCCGCGGTTTCCGTGCTGAGATGTGTCATGGGCATCCCCAAGGGCAAGGTCGCCTCATACCGCGATGTCGCCTCACGTCTGGGGAATCCGGGCCTCGCGAGGTTCGTCGGGAACGTGCTGTCGAAAAACCCCTGGCCGCTGGTGGTTCCATGCCACCGTGTTATTCGGTCCGACATGTCCTTGGGCGGGTTTGGGTACGGAGATTCAGTGAAGAAGGCGCTGCTGGAGGCTGAAGGCGTTGGGATCGTGAACGGCAAGGTCAGGGAGAGACATCGCCAGGCTCCAGGAAGGTGATCTTGTCGCTCTTCGAGATATCTCTGATCCTCTCGATGCCTCCTATATCCTTGATTATCCGGACGACCTCTGCTGGGACGAGGCCCTCCCAGTCCAGCCCCTCGAGGATCCTCCTCCTTATCTCCGTCCCAGAGTACTTGAACCTGTCAAACATCGCCGGGGTCCTCACCTCCACCCCCTCCTCCGTGAAGAGCCGCTTCGCCAGGGGGTTTCCCGTGTAGACCACCTCGAAATTCGGCGTGAGCGACCTCACGTGCCTGACCCAGAGGGCGTTGTTCCACACATCGTTTATCGGGATTATGTAGGGGCACCTGTCCGAAAGACCGTTGGACTTGAGTACCGATGAGACCATGGTCATCCTCTCTCCTGCTGTGAACGGGTTCTCCAGGGTATGGCTTATCTGGGCGCTGCCTATCCCGACTATAAGCTCGTCCACCTCCCTCAGGATTTCCTTTATGACTTCCAGATGTCCCTTGTGGAATGGCTGGTACCTTCCTATGAGGAGACCACGCATCTTCGCATCACAGAATTAATCCTCCGCAGGGCAAATAAAAGAGTTCTTGTGGCATTGCAACACCGCTGGGATATCTCAGCACCCCCTCACGCCGCAGCTGGCGTACCTGCGGCTGGGTCTTCACCACTTCACGCCGACCCTGCTCCCGACCGCGGCGCCGGTGACCATGCGCGCGCTGCCCCTGTTCACTACGACCTCATAGAAGCCGGCGCTCCCCACGAGAATTCCCAGGCCGCCCCCAAGGTCCGAGAAGGTCTTGACCGTTCTGGCCGGGAACGACCTCCCGTCCACCACCAGCCCCACATCGCCGCTCAGCCCCACATCGCCGCAACGGAGGCTCAGCGTCAGGTTCCCGAACCTGTCGGCATATACCACCTCGCACTCAGCAGACCTGTGCCCTACCCTCCTCCAGAATGCAAGCCTCTCCCAGTCCTCGACCCGCCGCCCCGAATCAGCTATGTCCCTGCCGGACGCGATCAGTGCCGCAGCCGGAGAAAAGACGTCCCTCCCGTGAAACGTGCTTGAGACTTCTTCGAGCATGAACTCGCGGTTGCTTATCTCGTATGCCGCCTCCACGCCGTCCTCTTCGGACGCAGGGGAAAGGACGCCGTTGTCCGGACCGATAAAGAAGTACCTCCGCGTCTTAACCGCGAGCGCCCTCCTCCTTGACCCTACCCCGGGGTCGACCACCGCGACGTGGACGGTCCCCTCTGGGAAGTACTTGTAGGAGGACAGGAGAACAAATGCTGCGGACCTGACGTCCCAAGCCTCGATCTCATGCGCGAGGTCGATGACCTCCACTTGCGGGGCAATTCTCTTCATCACCCCCTTCATTATCCCAGCGTAGTGCCCTCCAAAGTCCGTGGTCAGCGTCACAATGGTCATCTTCTTTCCATGCCCCTTTCGAAATGTATATTAAAAGATCATATGATATTACGTTGAGGTTTGGTTTATGAGCTTACCCCAACTCATCATGCTGCCGGGTCCTACCAACGTACCGCCACGCGTTTACGCGGCAATGTGCAAGCCGATGATAAACCACAGGGGGTCGGAGTTCCACCAGCTCCACTCGAGGATCCTAGAGAACTCGAAGAAGGTCTTCCAGACGGAGAACGACCTTTTTGTGCTCACATCGTCTGGCACTGGAGGGGTGGAGTGTGCGGCGAGCAACTTCCTCCTTCCTGGTGAGAAGATAGTCGTTCCGGTCGGGGGGACATTCGGCGAGAGGCTCGCCGAGGCTTTCCGCACATACGGCGCCGATGTAGTGCCGATCCAGGTCAGGATGGGGTCCGCGCCGACTGCCGATCAGGTGAGCGAAACCCTGGCAAGAGAGAAGGACGCAAAGGCTGTCGCGGTGATTTACAACGAGACCTCTACAGGCACGACCGTTAGGGAGATCCAGAAGATAGGAGAGGTCGCCAAGTCATTCGGGGCCCTCTTTATAGTCGATGCGATCTCCGTCTTGGGCGGCGACGACCTCCCTGTGGATAAGTGGGGGATAGACGTCTGCATCACCGCCTCCCAGAAGTGCCTCGCGACCCCGCCGGGCCTCGCGCTGATCTCGGTCAGCAAGGATGCCTGGAGGCTTGCCGAGAGGGCGAAGCCCAGGAGCGAGTACTTCAGCCTCATAAAGTGCAGGAAGTTCAGGGACGAAAAGATGGAGACCCCGTTCACCCCTGCGGTCAGCCTCTTCTTCGCCCTCGACGAGGCCCTCCAGATGATACTCGAGACCGGGCTGGACCGGTGGATAGGCAGGCACAAGAAGGCGTCTGCGGCATACTACTCTGCATTCGGCAGGATGGGCCTCAGCTTCTTCGCTGAGGAGGGCAGCAGATCCACCGTGGTAATTGCTATCAACATGCCCCAGGGTATCGCCGCTAAGGACCTGAGGGAGCGGCTGAGGACAAAGTACGGTGTGGTAGTCGCGGGTGGTTTCGGTTCACTCAAGGACGCGATCTTCAGGATAGGCAACATGGGGATCGTCACCCAGAGGGAGGTGCTGACCACCGTCTCTTCGGTCGGCGCAGTCCTGGAGGAGCTCGGCTACAAGGGCCGCCTGGGGACAGCCCTAGATGCAGTTCTCCCTATGGTCTCCGAGATCTGAGTTTTAGGTTCGAGTACTTGAAGGCTATGGCGCAGGTCCCCTCTATGCTCACCATACAGGGCCCCACGGGGCTCTCTGGTGTGCACTCCCTGCCGAAGAGGGGGCACTCCTCCGGCCTAAGGGTTCCGAGAAGCACGTCGCCGCAGCTGCAACCCTCTGGCATCGTATCGCCACTAGCCACTTTGACTCCGTACTTCTGAGCAGCGTCGTATTTGGAGTACTCTCCGCGGAGTTGTAGCCCTGAATCCGGGATCTTACCGATTCCGCGCCAGTCGGCGTCCGAGACACCGAAGGCTTTCTCCATGGCCCGGAGCGCAACTTTGTTTCCTTCCGCCTTGACTGCCCTCGCGTACTCGTTGTAGACCTCTGCTACGCCCCTCTTCCTCTGCATGGCGATGTCGAGGATGGCCAGCATGATGTCGAGCGGTTCGAAGCCGGCCACTGCCATCGGCTTGGCGTACCTCGACGCGAGGTCCTTGTAGGCGTCCGCTCCGATGATTGTGGAGACGTGCCCCGGGCATATGAAGCCGTCTATCCTGGCCCCCGACTCGAGCAGGAACTCCATCGCAGGAGGTATCAGCTTGTGGGAGGTGAAGACGCTGAAATTTCCGGGAGGGCCCTTGATCACTTCAACCGCAGTTGTGGGGGCGGTCGTCTCAAACCCGATCGCAAAATGGACGAACTCCCGGTCCGCCTCTTGCCGGGCCATCCCTACCGCGTCCGAAATTCCGTAGACCACCCTGATATCCGCGCCCGAAGCCTTTGCCTCTGCCAGCGACCCCTTCCTGCCAGGCACCCTAAGAACGTCGCCGAAGGTGGTGATGGTAATGCCACGCTCCAGCGAGAGAGCGCAGAGCGCATCTATCTCGCCACCGGGAGTCACGCACACCGGGCAGCCAGGGCCTGCCACGACTTGGACGCCCTCCGGCAAGAGCTCCCTCAAGCCGTTGTGGGTTATGGCCCACTCGTGCGTCCCGCAGACGTGCATTATTCTAAGCGGCTCCCCGCCAGCGACCTCCGCTATCCTCTCCGCCGCCTTCCTCACGAGACCCCTGTCCCTGTACTTGGAGAACAAAGGAGATACCACCGCTTCATCCTTCGAGCTCGTTTTGGGCGACGTCTCTCCATGCCATAAGGATCTCTTTCGCCTCTGCCTCGTCCAGCTTCGTTATGGCGTATCCGGTATGGATCAGGACATAATCCCCTATCTTAATGCCTTGGTCGCCCACGAGCTCCAGCGATGCCTCCCTCCTGATCCCACCAATGTCGACCTCGGCCCTCTTGCCCTCAATCTTTGTTACCTTTCCGGGGACTGCTAGGCACAATTCCCAGCACCTGCCTTGATAAATCCCTTGGTCGGTTAGATAAGCCTATCTGACCCGTCCATTCTGCACCATAGATCATTTTTATGAGACTGAAGCGGCTGACTCAATTAAAGTGGTGAGCTATTTGGTGAAGATCTTAGCCCTCTCTGATATCCACGGGAAGATCTCGAGCCTGGAGTCCATCGTGGAAAAAGTATTGGGGACACACAGGGTAGAAGCTATAACCATCTCGGGCGACATATCACACTACGGAGACAGGGGCGAAGTGAGGCGCATTTTGGACACGCTCGGAAGCATAGCCCTCCCAGTCTTCTTCGTACTAGGCAACTGCGATCCGCCGGAGGCATCGGATCTCTCCACTGAGAGTGCAGTACAGCTCGAGACCAGGTGCGAGCGGTGCGGCGGCCTCCTTTTCACAGGCGCCGGCGGTTCTACGCCTACGCCCTTTGGCACCACCTTCGAGAGGGAGGAAGACGAGATAATAGGCCGGATCAAGGCGAATCTCGGATCATGCAGCTCCGGGGCAGATCGTCTGTACCTGCTTGTGCACAACCCGCCGTACGGTACTTCCTTGGACAGGACCTCGTTCGGACGGCACGTCGGGAGCAGGAGGCTCAGGGAGCTCATCATGACAGTCTCGCCCACGGTGGTTCAGTGTGGCCACATCCACGAAGCAGCGGGCGTCGAGCGGATCGGAGAAACCGTGGCCTTTAACCCCGGCCCTGCGATGAAAGGGAACTATGCGCTGGTGGAGGTGGATGCCGGTGGCGTCTCAGTCTCGATCGATAGGGCTTGACCGCGACATCTCACTCTACAACAAGCTGATCCCCTCCCTCGAGGCCCTCTGCAAAGGCCTCTTCAATGAGATAGGGTGCCACGGCTGGGAACACGTCCAGAGGGTGCGTGCCCTCTCCCGACGGATAGGGCTTGAAGAAGGTGCCATCCTCGAGGTCATAGACCTGGCTGCACTCTTCCACGATTCGAAGAGGGGCGAGGACGATCATGCCCGGAGGAGCGCCGAGTACGCCGAGGCAGTCCTCAGGTCGGAGGGTTTTTCTGAGGGGTTCCTGAAAGCCGTGGGCAATGCGATAGACTGCCACAGCTACACCTGCAGGCGGATCCCGGAATCGATCGAAGCGAAGGTCCTCTCTGACGCGGACCGACTGGACGCCATGGGTGCAATCGGGATCTACAGGACAGTCCAGTACAACCTTGAGAAGGGGTATCCAGCTGTACGGGTTGCGGAACACATATCCGAGAAGCTCCTTCGCCTATCCGAGGGGATGCACACGGTGACCGGGAGGAAGATGGCAAAAGAGCGGGAAGCCATCCTAAGGCTCTACTTGGAGTCGATGCTCTGCGAACTCCGGGACTCGAGCAGTTCCACGTAGGACTTTGTCGTGAACCGCTCCTTACCCACCCCGATCAGGTTAGCCACGCTCTCGATCAGAG is a window of Candidatus Methanosuratincola sp. DNA encoding:
- the twy1 gene encoding 4-demethylwyosine synthase TYW1, which codes for MNETLKRAAGDLEVEYGVLRSQGYHIVGRHSAVKTCHWTREAILGREHCYKGKFYGIESHRCLQMTPAVSRCSNMCLYCWRVLPHEHGYPSIEVGAEDPPEQIVEGAIAAQRRALSGYKGNPKTDPDRFREALDPKHAAISLIGEPTEYSMVDGLLCEFRRRGMTTFLVTNGTNPKKLGEIPEPTQLYVSLSAPSEEVYRSVCRPASGDNWRSLMESLSLLKSFSCPTVVRMTAVKGLNMDDIGGYSRIISSASPTYVEVKAYMHVGFSVTRLGYERMPSHEEIVEFAKGIAERTGYELVGEVPISRVALLSRIGKPKKVSASI
- the psmB gene encoding archaeal proteasome endopeptidase complex subunit beta; translation: MPEAQFGYPVTGATTVGIACRDGVILASEKRVTYGFSIMTKAGKKVFAINDRLGVAFAGLISDSQAVLRRISAETNLYELETHKPMSVRATAKILANLLYAQRVYPVYTETMVGGVDEEGAKLFVLDPLGSMIEDKYAALGTGGAIAIGIVESAYSPDMSLDAGKDLAVKAVRAAIARDVASGDGVDVLVISSQGAREETLPAK
- a CDS encoding DUF504 domain-containing protein, with translation MTTIRDMLNRIKWSGEGGLSGYGIVIVHRGAPSNRRVIKGEDVTDIAPRALVCSEGGEEVVIPYHRVVALIKDGRVVWDRRVRG
- a CDS encoding GTPase yields the protein MKQPFETMPTVLTADEIVGKMLRESEKVEVELPKRLPAIMKAKRRDASRVKACERVSAGYLEALVHSVPTIERLHPFYREILELHSGVADVRSALGRISRAARVIREVAKDSQRRIRFAKTPQEAGIARRAFLGRAASIIRDARGDLQLIADMREKMKDLPAADPSVPTVVLAGYPGVGKSTILRSISRAKPEVRPYPFTTKELMIGHVLVGRRLIQVVDTPGILDRPIGEMNQTERLSITALGRLANLMAFIVDTSEANGFSLESQQSLRAGISAAFPGLKVLTFLNKADAASREQLERAAALFGESDLLSAAKGEGLETFKNRLLEGVGPIEGPEWRGEGV
- the rtcA gene encoding RNA 3'-terminal phosphate cyclase, whose product is MIEVDGSYGEGGGQILRGAVFLSCVTRTPVRVYNIRAKRPKPGLQPQHLAGLRAAARVSGGVLEGAEPGSYEVRFSPGTVTGGDYTFEIGTAGSTMLIAQELIPILAFAEGRSEVRILGGTDVPWSPPVDYFRNVAIPAFKIIGIEAAVELVRRGHFPRGGGEVRVEVAPVKALNPVRAVERGKVETIRGISHCTNLPSHIASRQASSAERFLRSAGYENIRILSEAGSNPAGGPGSGIVIWAEAGTGFRVGADALGSKERRAEEVGEIAARKLLEELQSGMALDSHLGDMLIPLIALANGVSRIGVSRLTPHSETMIWLCSKFTGSDFEVEKLKGGGAAIEVEGKAPPRP
- a CDS encoding MGMT family protein; the protein is MGISVLPCRVGTKWIALALDGQGRLFANSLPSEDPQHSVECAIRSLQERGVSDYRVVPADRRAESIASAVIRGEAVQLATDGMSPAAVSVLRCVMGIPKGKVASYRDVASRLGNPGLARFVGNVLSKNPWPLVVPCHRVIRSDMSLGGFGYGDSVKKALLEAEGVGIVNGKVRERHRQAPGR
- a CDS encoding nicotinamide-nucleotide adenylyltransferase, with product MRGLLIGRYQPFHKGHLEVIKEILREVDELIVGIGSAQISHTLENPFTAGERMTMVSSVLKSNGLSDRCPYIIPINDVWNNALWVRHVRSLTPNFEVVYTGNPLAKRLFTEEGVEVRTPAMFDRFKYSGTEIRRRILEGLDWEGLVPAEVVRIIKDIGGIERIRDISKSDKITFLEPGDVSP
- a CDS encoding SAM-dependent chlorinase/fluorinase, giving the protein MTIVTLTTDFGGHYAGIMKGVMKRIAPQVEVIDLAHEIEAWDVRSAAFVLLSSYKYFPEGTVHVAVVDPGVGSRRRALAVKTRRYFFIGPDNGVLSPASEEDGVEAAYEISNREFMLEEVSSTFHGRDVFSPAAALIASGRDIADSGRRVEDWERLAFWRRVGHRSAECEVVYADRFGNLTLSLRCGDVGLSGDVGLVVDGRSFPARTVKTFSDLGGGLGILVGSAGFYEVVVNRGSARMVTGAAVGSRVGVKW
- a CDS encoding alanine--glyoxylate aminotransferase family protein, whose amino-acid sequence is MSLPQLIMLPGPTNVPPRVYAAMCKPMINHRGSEFHQLHSRILENSKKVFQTENDLFVLTSSGTGGVECAASNFLLPGEKIVVPVGGTFGERLAEAFRTYGADVVPIQVRMGSAPTADQVSETLAREKDAKAVAVIYNETSTGTTVREIQKIGEVAKSFGALFIVDAISVLGGDDLPVDKWGIDVCITASQKCLATPPGLALISVSKDAWRLAERAKPRSEYFSLIKCRKFRDEKMETPFTPAVSLFFALDEALQMILETGLDRWIGRHKKASAAYYSAFGRMGLSFFAEEGSRSTVVIAINMPQGIAAKDLRERLRTKYGVVVAGGFGSLKDAIFRIGNMGIVTQREVLTTVSSVGAVLEELGYKGRLGTALDAVLPMVSEI
- the hypD gene encoding hydrogenase formation protein HypD, whose product is MVSPLFSKYRDRGLVRKAAERIAEVAGGEPLRIMHVCGTHEWAITHNGLRELLPEGVQVVAGPGCPVCVTPGGEIDALCALSLERGITITTFGDVLRVPGRKGSLAEAKASGADIRVVYGISDAVGMARQEADREFVHFAIGFETTAPTTAVEVIKGPPGNFSVFTSHKLIPPAMEFLLESGARIDGFICPGHVSTIIGADAYKDLASRYAKPMAVAGFEPLDIMLAILDIAMQRKRGVAEVYNEYARAVKAEGNKVALRAMEKAFGVSDADWRGIGKIPDSGLQLRGEYSKYDAAQKYGVKVASGDTMPEGCSCGDVLLGTLRPEECPLFGRECTPESPVGPCMVSIEGTCAIAFKYSNLKLRSRRP
- a CDS encoding HypC/HybG/HupF family hydrogenase formation chaperone, with translation MCLAVPGKVTKIEGKRAEVDIGGIRREASLELVGDQGIKIGDYVLIHTGYAITKLDEAEAKEILMAWRDVAQNELEG
- a CDS encoding metallophosphoesterase, with protein sequence MKILALSDIHGKISSLESIVEKVLGTHRVEAITISGDISHYGDRGEVRRILDTLGSIALPVFFVLGNCDPPEASDLSTESAVQLETRCERCGGLLFTGAGGSTPTPFGTTFEREEDEIIGRIKANLGSCSSGADRLYLLVHNPPYGTSLDRTSFGRHVGSRRLRELIMTVSPTVVQCGHIHEAAGVERIGETVAFNPGPAMKGNYALVEVDAGGVSVSIDRA
- a CDS encoding HD domain-containing protein: MASQSRSIGLDRDISLYNKLIPSLEALCKGLFNEIGCHGWEHVQRVRALSRRIGLEEGAILEVIDLAALFHDSKRGEDDHARRSAEYAEAVLRSEGFSEGFLKAVGNAIDCHSYTCRRIPESIEAKVLSDADRLDAMGAIGIYRTVQYNLEKGYPAVRVAEHISEKLLRLSEGMHTVTGRKMAKEREAILRLYLESMLCELRDSSSST